One stretch of Vespula vulgaris chromosome 20, iyVesVulg1.1, whole genome shotgun sequence DNA includes these proteins:
- the LOC127071124 gene encoding innexin inx3 — protein MAVFGLVSAVAGFVKVRYLIDRAIIDNIIFRAHYRITSAILFACCIIVTANNLIGDPINCIADNAVPTHVINTYCWITYTFTLPTNNMKQVGTQVAHPGLGGDYNEEKLYHSYYQWVPFMLFFQGILFYVPHWMWKQWEEGKVRMISDGMRGAIVDSKQEREARTNKLVEYILDTLHLHNSYAAGYFFCEALNFVNVVGNMFFIDTFLGGAFLTYGTEVITFSNMNQEQRTDPMVERFPRVTKCTFHKFGASGTIQKLDALCVLALNILNEKIYIFLWFWFIILAVMSGLAVLYSMAIVLLPSTRETILRKRFKFGSASDVSALIRKTQVGDFLLIHLLGQNINTMLFTDVLKELCRRFHIGSGSSASPTSVPSAPSTLEMSPIYPEIEKYAKDTEI, from the exons atggcgGTGTTCGGTTTGGTTTCGGCAGTAGCCGGGTTCGTTAAGGTGCGATATCTCATCGATAGAGCCATCATCGACAACATAATATTCAGAGCTCATTATAGAATCACTTCTGCGATTCTTTTTGCCTGTTGCATCATCGTTACTGCCAATAATTTGATAG GGGATCCCATAAATTGCATAGCGGACAATGCGGTGCCAACTCACGTGATAAATACTTATTGCTGGATAACGTATACTTTTACGTTGCCGACAAACAACATGAAACAAGTTGGCACCCAAGTAGCTCATCCTGGTCTAGGTGGAGATTACAACGAAGAAAAACTATATCACTCGTATTATCAGTGGGTACCCTTCATGCTCTTCTTCCAAGGTATTCTCTTTTACGTACCGCACTGGATGTGGAAGCAGTGGGAGGAAGGCAAGGTCAGAATGATATCCGATGGTATGAGGGGTGCCATAGTCGATAGCAAGCAGGAACGCGAGGCCAGGACAAACAAATTGGTCGAATACATCCTAGATACTTTGCATTTGCACAACAGTTACGCCGCCGGATATTTCTTCTGCGAGGCACTTAATTTCGTCAACGTT GTTGGTAATATGTTCTTCATCGACACCTTCCTAGGCGGAGCATTTTTGACGTACGGTACGGAAGTCATAACCTTTAGCAACATGAACCAAGAACAACGTACCGATCCAATGGTCGAGAGATTTCCAAGAGTGACCAAATGCACCTTCCATAAATTCGGTGCTTCCGGCACGATACAGAAGCTCGACGCTTTATGCGTGCTCGCCTTGAATATTCTCAACGAGAAGATCTACATCTTCCTGTGGTTTTGGTTCATTATACTGGCTGTGATGTCAGGCCTAGCTGTTCTCTATAGTATGGCAATCGTTCTTTTACCTAGCACACGCGAAACCATTCTCAGGAAACGATTCAAATTCGGTTCGGCTTCGGATGTCAGTGCACTCATCAGAAAGACTCAA GTCGGTGACTTTCTCCTCATACATCTGCTAGGTCAGAACATAAACACGATGCTATTTACCGACGTACTGAAGGAACTCTGCCGTCGGTTCCACATTGGTTCAGGAAGTAGTGCATCACCTACGTCCGTTCCATCAGCACCGAGCACGCTCGAGATGTCACCAATTTATCCGGAGATCGAGAAATACGCCAAGGACACGGAGATCTAA
- the LOC127071123 gene encoding dihydrolipoyl dehydrogenase, mitochondrial: MQGSFWSLVTTSIRPTCAKRIIPGLTAAQQRRYASAIDVDVVVIGAGPGGYVAAIRSAQLGMKTVCVEKNPTLGGTCLNIGCIPSKSLLNNSYYYHMANSGNLQKRGVEVQNVRLNLDKLMEQKRNVVTSLTSGIAGLFKKNKIEWVKGHAKITGKNQVNVLQPDGSVGATINAKNIIIATGSEVTPFPGIDIDEKQIISSTGALSLTEVPKRLIVIGAGVIGLELGSVWQRLGSQVTAVEFTPTIGGVGIDGEVSQALQKILAKQGVAFKLGTKVTTAKKVGNEIKVSVENVKDPSKKEEMGCEVLLVCVGRRPYTENLGLEEMGIERDEKGRIPVNNRFQTVIPNIYAIGDCIHGPMLAHKAEDEGIITAEGITGAPVHIDYNCVPSVIYTHPEVGWVGKTEEDLKKEGVDYKIGKFPFLANSRAKTNLEAEGFVKCLADTKTDKILGVHIIGPVAGELINEAVLAIEYGASAEDVSRACHAHPTCSEALREAHTAAAFGKPINF; encoded by the exons ATGCAAGGCAGCTTTTGGAGTTTAGTGACCACTTCCATCAGG CCAACATGCGCGAAGCGCATTATACCAGGCTTGACAGCCGCCCAGCAAAGAAGATACGCCAGTGCAATAGACGTCGACGTAGTCGTTATAGGTGCAGGTCCTGGAGGATATGTAGCAGCGATCAGATCTGCACAACTGGGTATGAAAACTGTCTGTGTTGAGAAAAATCCTACATTGGGTGGTACTTGTTTAAATATCGGATGTATTCCGTCGAAatctcttttaaataattcgtattattatcatatggCAAATAGTGGAAATTTACAAAAGCGAGGTGTAGAAG TTCAAAATGTTCGACTTAACTTGGACAAGCTAATGGAACAAAAACGAAATGTAGTGACGTCATTGACTAGCGGTATAGCTGggttatttaaaaagaataaaattgaatggGTTAAGGGTCATGCAAAAATTACTGGAAAAAATCAAGTCAACGTTCTTCAACCGGACGGATCTGTGGGAGCCACTATCAAtgctaaaaatattataatagctACTGGTAGCGAAGTAACGCCATTCCCAGGTATTGATATCGACgagaaacaaattatttcttctacGGGTGCATTATCACTGACCGAAGTTCCAAAGAGATTGATAGTTATTGGTGCTGGAGTTATCGGTTTGGAATTAGGCTCGGTGTGGCAAAG ATTAGGCTCTCAAGTAACCGCGGTCGAATTTACACCTACCATTGGTGGCGTAGGAATAGACGGCGAAGTTAGTCAAGCTTTACAAAAGATCCTAGCGAAGCAAGGTGTAGCATTTAAACTAGGTACTAAAGTAACCACTGCCAAAAAAGTaggaaacgaaataaaagtttcCGTAGAAAATGTAAAGGATCCTAGCAAAAAGGAGGAAATGGGATGTGAAGTTTTGTTAGTTTGTGTTGGTAGAAGACCATATACCGAGAATTTAGGTTTAGAAGAAATGGGTAttgaaagagatgaaaagggAAGGATTCCTGTTAATAATAGGTTTCAAACGGTAATACCTAA tatCTATGCTATCGGAGATTGTATTCACGGTCCAATGTTAGCGCATAAGGCCGAAGACGAAGGAATAATAACTGCGGAAGGCATAACAGGAG CACCGGTACATATAGATTACAATTGCGTACCTAGCGTTATATACACTCATCCCGAAGTAGGGTGGGTTGGGAAAACCgaagaagatttaaaaaaagaaggggtCGATTACAAGATCGGCAAGTTTCCGTTCCTTGCGAATTCCCGAGCGAAAACGAATCTCGAAGCCGAAGGTTTTGTTAAATGTTTGGCTGATACCAAAACGGATAAAATTCTTGGAGTACATATAATAGGTCCCGTGGCTGGAGAACTTATCAACGAAGCTGTCCTTGCAATAGAATATGGAGCGAGTGCCGAAGACGTATCCAGAGCTTGTCACGCTCATCCT acATGCTCGGAAGCACTTAGAGAAGCCCACACAGCAGCTGCATTTGGAAAAccaattaatttctaa